CCACGGGTCGTCCGGACTCCCCGGCCGGCCTCCTGCCCGCCCCGGAGGCCGGGCATTGCCCCGCCGCCGGCCGCCCGATTTCGGGGGTCCCCGCCGGCTGGTAGACTCGGCGCCTGGCCCTTGCCATTGCCCTGCCTTCGCCATGACCGTGCGCACGCGCTTCGCCCCGAGCCCCACCGGATACCTCCACATCGGCGGTGTCCGCACTGCCCTCTTTTCCTGGCTGTACGCCCGCCGGCACGGCGGCACGTTCATCCTGCGGATCGAGGACACGGACCTGGAGCGGTCCACACCGGAGGCGGTGAACGCCATCCTCGAGGGGATGGCGTGGCTCGGCCTCGACTACGACGAGGGGCCCTTCTACCAGACCCAGCGTTTCGACCGCTATCGCGAGGTGGCGGACCGGCTCATCGCCGAGGGCAAGGCCTACCACTGCTACTGCTCGAAGGAGCGTCTGGAGGAGCTGCGCAGCGCTCAGATGGCGCGCAAGGAGAAGCCACGCTACGACGGTCTGTGCCGGCACCGCACCGGCCCGCCCCCCGAGGGCGTGCGCCCCGTCATCCGGTTCCGGAATCCCGAGAACGGAGTGGTCGTGGTGGAGGATCTCATCAAGGGCCGGATCCCCTTCCAGAACGCGGAGCTCGACGACCTGATCCTGGTCCGCGCCGACGGGACGCCCACGTACAACTTCACCGTCGTCGTCGACGACCTCGACATGCGGATCACGCACGTGGTGCGCGGTGACGATCACGTCAACAACACACCCCGGCAGATGAACATCCTGCGGGCGCTGGGGGCCGAGCCGCCCGCGTATGGGCACGTGCCCATGATCCTCGGGCCCGACGGGCAGAAGCTCTCGAAGCGCCACGGCGCGGTGAGCGTGCTGCAGTACCGCGAGGACGGCTACCTTCCCGAGGCGCTGCTGAACTACCTCGTGCGCCTGGGCTGGTCGCACGGAGACCAGGAGATCTTCTCGATCGACGAGATGGTGTCGCTGTTCGACGTCCGCGACGTCAACAGGGCCGCGTCCGCGTTCAACCCGGAGAAACTGCTCTGGCTGAACCAGCATTACCTGAAATCGAGGGAGCCCGAGCACGTGGCACGCCACCTGGCTCCCCACATGGGGCGGTTCGGCGTCGACCCGACCTCCGGACCGGACCTGGCGGACGTGGTCGTGGCCCAGCGCGAGCGAGCCAAGACGCTGACCGAGATGGCGGCGAACAGCCTCTACTTCTACCAGGACTTCGCGGCCTACGACGATCAGGCGGCGGCGAAACACCTCACGGCGGATGCGGCTGGGCCGCTGGCGGTGCTGCGGGAGCGGCTCGCCGACCTGGGCACGTGGTCCGCCCCGGCCATTCACATGGCCGTGGTGGACGCGGCCGAGACCCTCGGGGTCAAGCTCGGCAAGCTGGCCCAGCCGGTGCGCGTGGCGGTCTGCGGGACCGCGGTCTCCCCGCCGATCGACGTCACCCTGGAGCTGCTCGGTCGCGAGCGGAGCCTGGCGCGCCTCGAGCGGGCCATCGCATGGGCCGGGAAGCGGGCGGAGGCGTGAGGGCGCTCGTGCCTGCCCTCGCGGGCCTGCCTTGACACGGTCGCGGCCCTTGCCTTAGATTTCCCGCCCTCACCAATGGGGCTATAGCTCAGCTGGGAGAGCGCTTGCATGGCATGCAAGAGGTCGACGGTTCGATCCCGTCTAGCTCCACCATAAAACAGCCGAACCGGATCCCATGAAGTGCCAGAGCCCGCGGAAACGCGGGTTTTTTGCTGTTTGATGGGCGCAAGCCGAATGCCGTCGCCGTCCGGCTGTCGCCGTCCAGAGGAGACCCACGTGGCCTACGTCAGCCTGCCCACCCTCGACCAGATGGCCCCGCCTGTCCGGGAGCAGTTGGAAGCCGCCCGCGCGAAGACCGGGGACCCCGGCGAGATCGCGTATCTCGTGGCCATCCGCCCGGACATCTTCACCATGACCATGGTCATGGTGCGCACGCTTCTGCTCACCCCGACGCAGCTGCCCTTTCACGTCAAGGAGAGCATCGCCCTCCTGGTGTCCGTGCAGAATCGCTGCGAGATGTGCATCGGCGAGCACGTCCGGATCGCCAAGCTCCTGGGGATGAGCGAGGAGCAGGTCGAGGCGGCCATCGCGGGCCTGGATGCGATGGACGTGCCGGACAACGAGCGCGCCCTCCTGAGCTTCTGCGTGAAGGCGGCGAGCAAGGAGAGCTATCGCATCGCTCCGTCGGACATCGCGGCGCTGAAGGCAGCCGGCTACAGCGACGGCGAGATCCTCGAGGCCGTCGCCGTGGTCGGGTACTTCAACTACATCAACACCATCTCGAACGCGCTGGGCGCGGGCAAGTGAGGCAACGGAAGGGACCCAGGCGCGCATCCGCATCGGCGTCTGCGTCCCCTGTGAGTGATCACTAACCCTGGGCTAGGGCATCCTTCGCGCTTCGGGAGCTGCGTCGGCACGACTGGCGCAACTCAACCTCTCCCGTCCCCATCGTCTAGACGGCCTAGGACATCACCCTTTCAAGGTGACGACACGGGTTCGAATCCCGTTGGGGACGCCAATTAAGCCGCTGATCGGAAAGGAAACAGCCGCAGCAACGCGGGCAGGGCGGCGACAGTTAGTCGCCAGTTAGTCGCCAGCCGCCGGGGCGCGGCTGTCAAGGGGAGAGCGAGGGTCACGCCCGCGCGCGCGCGGGGTGGCCTCCAGACGCAGAAAGGCCCCGGCCAGGCCTGGCCAGGGCCTCGGGGTAGCGGGTGCTAGTCGAGCTCCACAGGCGGCAGGGCGGCACCTTCACCCGGCAATCGGGGGCAGGGGAAGCATTGGCATCGCCGCCAAAGCTTCCATCGTCGCCTAGCCAGTCGCTTGCCGTCCTCCGCGCTACCCCGATAGCCGTACCCACCTGCTCCTGTGTCTCTCCGGCCAGATACCGAGCCAGGATGACGGCATTCTCCTGTGGAGGGATCTTCACTCCACACTTCGGAGAGGTATAAGCGTTACCACTACTGGTAACGCTTATATCCTCACCAAACCATAGGCTCACCGTTTGTTGTGCCACCCCGATAGCCGTACCCACCTGCTCCTGGGTCTCGCCGCTCATGCGCCACCCCCTCGCCCGAGCTGCTTGAGGGTGGGCGCCTTGCTTTCGGGCGCACGCAATTTCGGTGCGCCCGAAGAATCCCGTCCCGCCATGGTGCCGCGCGTCCCGCTGGCCTTGGCGTCAACTCGGGTACAACGGTTAGAAGTTTCTCTATCCGTTGTATCCGGCTCCACCCTCACCCGGTCGCGGTCCGGTCCACCCACTCACCCCAGGGCGAGGTATCCCGGCCGCGCCGGCCGGCGGCGTCTCGGGTGCAGAGACCGGTGGCCAGGGCGCGCTCCAGCGGCAGGCCGCGGTCAAGGCGCGAGGCCAGGGTGCCG
The Gammaproteobacteria bacterium DNA segment above includes these coding regions:
- a CDS encoding peroxidase-related enzyme (This protein belongs to a clade of uncharacterized proteins related to peroxidases such as the alkylhydroperoxidase AhpD.); the protein is MAYVSLPTLDQMAPPVREQLEAARAKTGDPGEIAYLVAIRPDIFTMTMVMVRTLLLTPTQLPFHVKESIALLVSVQNRCEMCIGEHVRIAKLLGMSEEQVEAAIAGLDAMDVPDNERALLSFCVKAASKESYRIAPSDIAALKAAGYSDGEILEAVAVVGYFNYINTISNALGAGK
- the gltX gene encoding glutamate--tRNA ligase, with the translated sequence MTVRTRFAPSPTGYLHIGGVRTALFSWLYARRHGGTFILRIEDTDLERSTPEAVNAILEGMAWLGLDYDEGPFYQTQRFDRYREVADRLIAEGKAYHCYCSKERLEELRSAQMARKEKPRYDGLCRHRTGPPPEGVRPVIRFRNPENGVVVVEDLIKGRIPFQNAELDDLILVRADGTPTYNFTVVVDDLDMRITHVVRGDDHVNNTPRQMNILRALGAEPPAYGHVPMILGPDGQKLSKRHGAVSVLQYREDGYLPEALLNYLVRLGWSHGDQEIFSIDEMVSLFDVRDVNRAASAFNPEKLLWLNQHYLKSREPEHVARHLAPHMGRFGVDPTSGPDLADVVVAQRERAKTLTEMAANSLYFYQDFAAYDDQAAAKHLTADAAGPLAVLRERLADLGTWSAPAIHMAVVDAAETLGVKLGKLAQPVRVAVCGTAVSPPIDVTLELLGRERSLARLERAIAWAGKRAEA